In the Catenovulum adriaticum genome, TTTTTGCTTTTTTGTTCGGTAAATCCGTGATTGAGCCTTCATAAATTTCAGACGCTAAACCAACAGATTCATGCAAGGTTGGATGCGCGTGAATAGTTAACGCGATATCTTCCGCATCTGCACCCATTTCAATTGCCAAACAAACTTCACCTAGTAACTCACCTGCATTGCTACCTACCATAGCGCCGCCTAATAAACGGTGATCATCTTTATCAAAGATCATTTTAGTGAAACCGTCTGTTGCGTTTGAAGCAATCGCACGACCTGAAGCCGCCCAAGGGAAAACAGCAACTTCGTAGTTTAAACCTTGCTCTTTTGCTTCTTTTTCAGTTAAGCCTGCCCAAGCCACTTCTGGGTCAGTATACGCAATTGATGGAATGACTTTAGGTTCAAAGTAATGCTTTTTGCCAGCAATCACTTCTGCAGCCACATGCGCTTCATGTACGGCTTTATGAGCAAGCATAGGCTGACCCACTAAATCACCAATTGCATGTATGTGCGGTACGTTAGTACGCAGTTGGTTATCAACATTAATGAAACCGCGATCTGTTACTTCAACGCCTGCTTTTTCAGCGTCTAGTAACGCACCATTTGGCGCACGACCAACAGCCACTAATACGGCATCATATTTAACTGGCTCTGCTGGTGCTTTTTTACCTTCAAAGCTGACATAAATACCGTCTTCTTTGGCTTCAACAGCAGTTACTTTGGTTTCTAACATAATGTCATTAAACTTTTTACCAATTGATTTGGTAAAAGTTTTAATGATGTCTTTGTCTGCTGCTGGAATTAATTGATCCATAAATTCAACAACATCAATTTTTGAACCTAATGCGCTATAAACCGAGCCCATTTCCAGACCGATAATGCCGCCACCCAAAATCAACATTTTACCTGGTACAAACGGCATTTCTAATGCATCGGTTGAATCCCAAACACGTGAATCATCATGTGGAATAAAAGGCAATTTTACTGGGCGTGAACCCGCTGCGATAATCGCATTGTCAAAGTTAACAGTGGTAACTGAACCATCTTCAGCTTCAACCGCTAGGCTGTTAGCACCGGTAAATTTACCGTAGCCATTCACCACTTTAACTTTACGCATTTTAGCCATGCCATCTAAGCCGCCAGTCAACTGACCCACAACTTTATTTTTGTGCTCACGTAATTTATCTAAGTCGATTTCAGGTTTACCAAAAGTAACCCCTTCGTGTTCCATGTTTTGTGCATCCACTAAATGTTTTGAAACATGTAATAATGCTTTTGATGGAATACAACCTACATTTAAACAAACGCCACCTAAACTGCTATAACGCTCAACTAAGACAACTTCTAAACCAAGATCGGCTGCACGAAAAGCGGCAGAATAACCGCCAGGGCCTGAACCTAATACAACGACCTGAGTTTTGACTTCATTACTCATAAAAATCCCCAGTTTTTATTAATTTAGGGTAAAGCCTGACTTTACCCTAATTTGTCTATGAGAAGTTCAGCGCAGCTTAAAGCACTAAACGACGAATGTCTGATAAATTAGCCGCTAAATCAACCGAGAATTTAGCACCTAAAGCACCATCAATTACACGGTGATCGTAAGATAAACTTAACGGACACATTAATTTAGGAACAAACTCACTACCATTCCATTTAGGTTTCATTTCAGCTTTTGAAACCCCTAAAATAGCAACTTCTGGCCAGTTCACAATTGGGGTAAACGCAGTACCACCAATGCCACCTAAACTTGAAATAGTAAAACAACCACCTTGCATATCAGCTGATTTTAACTTGCCATCACGCGCTTTTTTACTAACTTCAATTAACTCTCGTGATAATTCTTCAATGCCTTTTTTATCCACATCTTTAATCACAGGAACAACCAAGCCATTTGGTGTATCTACCGCAATACCTATGTTGATAAATTTCTTAAGAATTAAGTTTTCGCCATCTGAAGATAGTGAAGAATTAAAAGTTGGGAATTTAGTTAAAGATTTGGCCGCTGCCTTCATTACAAAAACAAGTGGCGTAATTTTTAAGCCGCTTTGCACTTTTGCATGATATGCATTTTGCTCTTTACGAAACTCTTCAACCGCTGTGATATCTGCTTCATCAAATTGAGTAACATGTGGAATGGTTACCCAGTTACGGTGTAAGTTTTTACCCGAGATTTTTTGAATGCGTGATAATGGTTTTTCTTCAATTTCACCAAATTTGCTGAAATCAATTTTTGGTGCTGCAAGCACTTCAAAACCACCATTGCCAGCCGAATCACCAGATGACTTAGGCTTAGCTAATTCAGCTTTCACCCATTTTTGAACGTCTTCTTTTAAGATTCGACCTTTAGGACCTGTTGCCGGTACTAATGCTAAATCAACCCCAAATTCACGCGCTGTACGGCGAACAGATGGCGAAGCATGTACTTTTTTACCGTTTGCAGCGGCTGGTACGTTAGCTGTTGGTTCTGATTTTGGCGCTTCAGATTTTTTCTCTGGCGCTGACTTAGCAGCCGGTGCTGATTTTTCAGCTGGCTTAGAGTCTGCTTTTGCTGTTGGTGCTTCGCCTTTGGTTTCTACCATGGCAATTAAGCTACCTTCAGAAACTTTATCGCCTACGGCAACTTTAAGCTCTTTAACGGTACCTGAAAATGGCGCAGGTACATCCATTGTCGCTTTGTCGGTTTCTAAGGTAATTAAACCATCTTCAGCGTTTACTTCGTCACCAACGGCTACCAATAATTCAATAATATCAACGTTCTCGTCGCCGCCAATATCAGGTACTTTAACTTCTTTTAATTCAGTTGCACCAGAAGCTGCAGGTTCAGACTCAGGCGCTGCTTGTGCTGGCGCACTTTCGTTGTCGCCGTCTGAAGCAGAAGCTTCATCGCCACCTTCAGTTTCAAGAATTAACACTAATGTGCCTTCAGAAGCTTTATCGCCTACTGAAATTTTTAATTCTTTAACTGTACCAGCTTGTGGGCAAGGTACGTCCATAGTAGCTTTATCAGTTTCTAGGGTAATTAAGCCTTCTTCAGCTTCAACCTTATCGCCTTGAGCGACTAATACTTCAATGACTTCAACATCAGTATCGCCACCAATATCAGGCACTTTTACTTCCACAGTCGACGTTGAACCCGATGATTGGCTTTTTGCCGGAGCGTCTTCTTGTTTAGTCGACGCTTCCTGTTTGGCTTCTTCTTGTTTTGGTTGCTCTGCAGCTTCTGAGCTAGCATCTTCAACCGTTACAATTAAAGTACCTTCAGATACTTTATCGCCAACCGCAGTTTTAATTTCTTTTACGGTTCCAGCAAAAGGTGCTGGAATATCCATTGAAGCTTTGTCGCTTTCTACTGTAATCAGTGAATCTTCAGCTTCAACCGTGTCACCCGGAGCAACACAAAGCTCAATTACTTCAACTTCTTCGCCGCCCACATCAGGGACTAAAACATCTTTAATTGCCATTGTTACTATCCCCTAATTAAGCGTAAAGTGGGTTAAGTTTTTCTGGATCAATATTGAATTTAGCAATCGCCTCGGCAACAACTTTCTTTTCAATCTCGCCACGTTTTGCTAATTCATACAATGATGCAACTACAATGTAGTGCTCATTGATTTCAAAGTGAGTACGTAAGTTTTCACGGCTGTCTGAACGGCCAAAACCGTCAGTCCCTAAAACTCGGTAATCAGTCGGAACAAAACCACGAATTTGATCGGCATATTGTTTCATGTAATCAGTTACAGCAATGGTTGGACCTTTGCTATCTTGTAGCAGCTGAGTTACGTAAGCGACTTTTTCGTCTGCTTCAGGATGTAACATATTCCAACGCTCACAATCTAAACCGTCACGCGCTAGCTCATTAAATGAAGTTGCTGAATAAACGTCTGATGCAATGTTGTAATCGTCAGCTAAAATTTTAGCCGCTGCACGTGCACGTTCTAAAATAACACCTGAAGATAATAAATTAACCTTTGCTTTCGCTTTTTTAACATCAACGGTTTCTAACTTATACATACCTTTGCGAATGCCGTCTTCAACCCCTTCAGGCATAGGTAACTGAACGTAGTTTTCGTTCATCACAGTTAGGTAATAGAACACATTTTCGTTGTCACCATACATGCGTTTAATACCGTCTTGAACGATGACCGCAATTTCGTAACCGTACGTTGGATCGTAAGAAATACAGTTAGGTACAGTACCAAAATGTAAATGTGAATGACCGTCTTCGTGCTGTAAACCTTCACCATTTAATGTTGTACGACCGGCTGTACCACCAATTAAGAAGCCTCGTGCTTGTAAATCACCAGCCGCCCAAACTAAATCACCTACTCGTTGGAAACCAAACATTGAGTAGTAGATATAAAAAGGAATCATAGGTAAATCAGCATGCGAGTATGATGTCGCAGCAGAAACCCAAGAAGCCATTGAACCTAACTCGTTAATACCTTCTTGTAAAACTTGACCTTTTTTATCTTCACGGTAGTAAGCAACTTGGTCAGCATCTTGTGGGGTATATTTTTGGCCTTCGTGTGCATAAATACCCACTTGGCGGAACAAACCTTCCATCCCGAAGGTACGAGCTTCATCGGGAATAATTGGCACTATGTTTTTGCCAATTTTTTTGTCTTTTAATAAAGCAGTTAATACACGTACAAACGCCATAGTTGACGAAATTTCACGGTCTTTAGAACCAGCAGTAGTCGCTTTAAACGCCTCTAACTCAGGTACTTCTAACTGGATTGATGAATTTTCACGACGCTTAGGCATAGTACCGCCTAATGCTTCACGGCGGCTCATCATATATTTATATTCAGGGCTGTTCTCTGGGAAACGATAGTAAGGTAATGTTTCTAAGTCTTCGTCTGAAACCGGTACGTTAAAACGATCTCGCATATGGCGAATCGCATCCAAGTCCATTTTCTTCACACCGTGAGCAATATTTTTACCTTCAGCTGCTTCACCCATGCCATAACCTTTTACGGTTTTGGCTAAGATCACTGATGGACGACCTTTAGTCGCTTTTGCTTTTGCATAGGCTGCATAAACTTTAACTGGATCATGACCACCACGGTTTAAGCGCCAAATGTCATCATCTGACATGTTCGCAACCATTTCTTTTAATTCAGGATATTTACCAAAGAAATGTTCACGCGTAAAGGCACCGCCTTTAGCTTTAAAGTTCTGGTATTCACCGTCTACGGTTTCATCCATTAACTTTTGCATTAAGCCATCGTGATCTTTTTGGAATAATGGATCCCAGTAACGACCCCAAACGACTTTAGTTACATCCCAACCTGCGCCGCGGAATGTACCTTCTAA is a window encoding:
- the aceF gene encoding pyruvate dehydrogenase complex dihydrolipoyllysine-residue acetyltransferase yields the protein MAIKDVLVPDVGGEEVEVIELCVAPGDTVEAEDSLITVESDKASMDIPAPFAGTVKEIKTAVGDKVSEGTLIVTVEDASSEAAEQPKQEEAKQEASTKQEDAPAKSQSSGSTSTVEVKVPDIGGDTDVEVIEVLVAQGDKVEAEEGLITLETDKATMDVPCPQAGTVKELKISVGDKASEGTLVLILETEGGDEASASDGDNESAPAQAAPESEPAASGATELKEVKVPDIGGDENVDIIELLVAVGDEVNAEDGLITLETDKATMDVPAPFSGTVKELKVAVGDKVSEGSLIAMVETKGEAPTAKADSKPAEKSAPAAKSAPEKKSEAPKSEPTANVPAAANGKKVHASPSVRRTAREFGVDLALVPATGPKGRILKEDVQKWVKAELAKPKSSGDSAGNGGFEVLAAPKIDFSKFGEIEEKPLSRIQKISGKNLHRNWVTIPHVTQFDEADITAVEEFRKEQNAYHAKVQSGLKITPLVFVMKAAAKSLTKFPTFNSSLSSDGENLILKKFINIGIAVDTPNGLVVPVIKDVDKKGIEELSRELIEVSKKARDGKLKSADMQGGCFTISSLGGIGGTAFTPIVNWPEVAILGVSKAEMKPKWNGSEFVPKLMCPLSLSYDHRVIDGALGAKFSVDLAANLSDIRRLVL
- the lpdA gene encoding dihydrolipoyl dehydrogenase, whose protein sequence is MSNEVKTQVVVLGSGPGGYSAAFRAADLGLEVVLVERYSSLGGVCLNVGCIPSKALLHVSKHLVDAQNMEHEGVTFGKPEIDLDKLREHKNKVVGQLTGGLDGMAKMRKVKVVNGYGKFTGANSLAVEAEDGSVTTVNFDNAIIAAGSRPVKLPFIPHDDSRVWDSTDALEMPFVPGKMLILGGGIIGLEMGSVYSALGSKIDVVEFMDQLIPAADKDIIKTFTKSIGKKFNDIMLETKVTAVEAKEDGIYVSFEGKKAPAEPVKYDAVLVAVGRAPNGALLDAEKAGVEVTDRGFINVDNQLRTNVPHIHAIGDLVGQPMLAHKAVHEAHVAAEVIAGKKHYFEPKVIPSIAYTDPEVAWAGLTEKEAKEQGLNYEVAVFPWAASGRAIASNATDGFTKMIFDKDDHRLLGGAMVGSNAGELLGEVCLAIEMGADAEDIALTIHAHPTLHESVGLASEIYEGSITDLPNKKAKKKK
- the aceE gene encoding pyruvate dehydrogenase (acetyl-transferring), homodimeric type translates to MSDVLNHDVDPIETHDWIDSIESVLENEGPERAHYLIEQMIETSRRNGAHLPFDATTAYKNTIPAGQEPAMPGDPELEARIRAVIRWNSMMMVVRASKKDLELGGHISSFQSSAMLYDVGFNHFFRAPNDKDGGDLVYFQGHISPGIYARSFVEGRLSESQLDNFRQEAFADGLSSYPHPKLMPDYWQFPTVSMGLGPMQAIYMARFLKYLTDRGLKDCSEQTVYCYLGDGEIDEPESLGAIGLASREELDNLVFVVNCNLQRLDGPVRGNGKIIQELEGTFRGAGWDVTKVVWGRYWDPLFQKDHDGLMQKLMDETVDGEYQNFKAKGGAFTREHFFGKYPELKEMVANMSDDDIWRLNRGGHDPVKVYAAYAKAKATKGRPSVILAKTVKGYGMGEAAEGKNIAHGVKKMDLDAIRHMRDRFNVPVSDEDLETLPYYRFPENSPEYKYMMSRREALGGTMPKRRENSSIQLEVPELEAFKATTAGSKDREISSTMAFVRVLTALLKDKKIGKNIVPIIPDEARTFGMEGLFRQVGIYAHEGQKYTPQDADQVAYYREDKKGQVLQEGINELGSMASWVSAATSYSHADLPMIPFYIYYSMFGFQRVGDLVWAAGDLQARGFLIGGTAGRTTLNGEGLQHEDGHSHLHFGTVPNCISYDPTYGYEIAVIVQDGIKRMYGDNENVFYYLTVMNENYVQLPMPEGVEDGIRKGMYKLETVDVKKAKAKVNLLSSGVILERARAAAKILADDYNIASDVYSATSFNELARDGLDCERWNMLHPEADEKVAYVTQLLQDSKGPTIAVTDYMKQYADQIRGFVPTDYRVLGTDGFGRSDSRENLRTHFEINEHYIVVASLYELAKRGEIEKKVVAEAIAKFNIDPEKLNPLYA